Proteins from a single region of Acidianus ambivalens:
- a CDS encoding peroxiredoxin has product MVKVYQKFPDTQVLTTKGPIDFYKDIFGKGKWLFLYAHPADFTPVCTTEFVAFAQAQPEFEKLGVQLMGLSVDSIYSHIAWLNDIEQRYGVKINFPVIADPDKKLSRMLDLVDENSGVTVRGVFIVDPQGTIRFMAQYPIEAGRKIDEMLRITKAIIVAYKAKVATPANWEPGQDVVLGAPTTLDEAELRMKMPNAKAWYLVFKKYDELPANQKV; this is encoded by the coding sequence ATGGTAAAGGTTTATCAAAAGTTCCCAGATACTCAAGTATTAACTACAAAAGGACCGATAGACTTCTATAAGGACATATTTGGCAAAGGAAAGTGGTTATTCTTATATGCACATCCAGCAGACTTTACACCAGTATGCACCACTGAGTTTGTAGCATTTGCACAAGCACAACCAGAATTTGAGAAACTAGGAGTACAATTGATGGGACTAAGCGTTGATAGTATATATTCTCACATAGCTTGGTTAAATGATATTGAGCAAAGATATGGAGTTAAAATAAACTTCCCAGTTATAGCTGACCCAGATAAGAAATTATCAAGAATGTTAGACCTAGTTGATGAGAATTCTGGAGTAACAGTCAGAGGAGTTTTCATTGTAGATCCACAAGGCACAATAAGGTTCATGGCACAGTATCCAATAGAAGCAGGTAGAAAGATTGATGAAATGTTAAGGATAACTAAAGCAATAATAGTAGCATATAAGGCAAAGGTTGCAACACCAGCAAACTGGGAGCCAGGTCAAGACGTAGTATTAGGAGCACCTACAACCTTAGACGAAGCAGAATTAAGAATGAAAATGCCAAACGCAAAAGCATGGTACTTAGTGTTCAAGAAGTATGATGAATTACCTGCAAATCAAAAAGTATAA
- a CDS encoding DHH family phosphoesterase, translating into MDYYAIVHNDFDGTASVAVYARAVKSLPKNVWFTEPTKVHNLLSKLEPRGVYNVMIADLGLNESTFDKIVESCKKLIDQGVKIQWFDHHVWKEEWKSKLSEIGVEVHHDTSTCGAGVVHKVMNPDDEFSSKLASADCSVDIWLHNDPMGEKLRRIVESNKDYGWKKKLIETFYNGILWNEEFQKILEDQVDQELKGYQKLPKYYRVIEINGVKVVVAIRWKGPPDISYAAQYLMTRTGAKVFVSANGKAISFRSSTINVRLFAAKLGGGGHPLAAGASLKIPLIYRILRRIGIISPANKWVCNVVTKVINDVGFKEYQQKDITQH; encoded by the coding sequence ATGGATTACTATGCAATAGTTCATAACGACTTCGATGGTACAGCATCAGTGGCAGTTTATGCAAGGGCAGTAAAATCTCTACCAAAAAACGTTTGGTTTACTGAGCCCACAAAAGTTCATAACTTATTGAGCAAACTAGAGCCAAGAGGAGTATATAATGTAATGATAGCCGACCTCGGTTTAAATGAAAGTACTTTTGATAAAATAGTTGAGAGTTGTAAAAAATTAATAGATCAAGGTGTAAAGATTCAATGGTTTGATCACCATGTTTGGAAAGAAGAATGGAAATCGAAGCTTTCTGAAATAGGAGTTGAAGTTCATCACGACACTTCGACTTGCGGTGCAGGAGTTGTACATAAAGTAATGAATCCAGACGACGAATTCTCGTCAAAACTTGCCTCGGCTGATTGTTCAGTAGATATTTGGTTACATAACGATCCAATGGGCGAAAAATTAAGGAGAATCGTTGAAAGCAACAAAGATTATGGTTGGAAGAAGAAATTAATAGAAACATTTTACAATGGAATTCTTTGGAACGAAGAATTTCAGAAAATTTTAGAAGACCAAGTAGACCAAGAATTGAAAGGGTATCAAAAACTTCCTAAGTACTACCGCGTAATAGAAATTAACGGTGTAAAAGTTGTAGTTGCAATAAGATGGAAAGGCCCTCCAGACATAAGTTACGCTGCTCAATATTTAATGACAAGGACTGGGGCAAAAGTATTTGTATCTGCAAATGGTAAGGCTATCTCTTTCAGAAGTTCTACAATAAATGTAAGGTTATTTGCAGCAAAATTAGGCGGAGGAGGGCATCCATTAGCTGCAGGAGCTTCTTTAAAGATTCCATTAATCTATAGAATCTTAAGGAGAATTGGAATAATTTCTCCAGCAAATAAGTGGGTTTGTAATGTTGTTACTAAGGTAATAAACGATGTTGGATTTAAAGAATACCAGCAAAAGGATATTACTCAACACTGA